In a genomic window of Malassezia japonica chromosome 4, complete sequence:
- a CDS encoding uncharacterized protein (COG:I; EggNog:ENOG503NWV9; SECRETED:SignalP(1-22)), translated as MVGVKRILAGAALLLGVSQVAATATPGTPVYTGVKSFPTEVFKSMYYMPKNQEQEPRPVVTRLNGGTFPDSLNNPTQLPTAPPSSEILMPPQQHGSEQVDKLVNDLFNIAGQLFKLDQSTSLTCNLCTSGLATLQTLAHVDPEILPDVMGSICDTFGVFKLLSFKQECKRTLGKAVYGGPITQVLSVANFTKGAIDAQGICAQIPKLNLCPKPSEKFSDDFLNSWFRGKRHASKQVTSRWAQKKAESKKWPKDQMLRVPHVSDLHVDGRYKVGAEAACTFGETVACCRQNSYNSTMWDKQFVHGDLPKKNISEESNYWGSLKCDAPWALMGNSMQTLKALGGKKGFDFAVFTGDLVAHDDLYRYSHDFAEYSEQALFDMLKHFLGDTPLLTTLGNHDTSPENFMSHKNMPYGISNAFNWDLNYVAELWSAENWINSTQANQVRTHYGAYSISPRKGFRVISLNTDFWYYVNVYNYVNMQNPDASGMLRFLTDELLAAEEAGERVWIIGHVLTGWSGDEALDRPGNLFYQIVSRFAPHTLAHIFFGHTHEDHFQMFYFNDNGESASARQNTKDAVAQAFIAPSITPYTYLNPAIRVYTVDPGTFEVFDYDQYYSQIDEYDELIESKANHGPVWRHLYSARDAYGDFRSSVHTGKYNAGVKLDGTKWPESAPLNATFWGAVTDEMEARPELVSYFSRLQSRLSSKARVCDTAECHKANICYMRSGSPTQGRRCNSDYSSVGR; from the coding sequence ATGGTCGGAGTCAAGCGCATTCTTGCAGGTGCTGCTCTGCTGCTGGGTGTCTCGCAGGTCGCCGCCACGGCGACCCCGGGCACGCCTGTGTATACGGGTGTCAAGTCCTTCCCTACGGAAGTCTTCAAGTCGATGTACTACATGCCCAAGAACCAGGAACAGGAGCCCCGCCCTGTGGTGACGCGCCTGAACGGAGGTACCTTCCCTGACTCGCTCAACAACCCCACGCAGTTGCCCACTGCGCCCCCCTCGAGCGAGATTCTGATGCCCCCTCAGCAACACGGCAGCGAACAGGTGGACAAGCTTGTGAACGATCTTTTCAACATTGCTGGCCAGCTCTTCAAGCTGGACCAGTCAACTTCGCTGACCTGCAACCTCTGCACGTCTGGTCTTGCTACGCTCCAGACGCTTGCGCACGTTGACCCCGAGATTCTCCCTGACGTGATGGGCTCGATTTGTGATACATTTGGCGTGTTCAAGCTGCTCAGCTTCAAGCAGGAGTgcaagcgcacgctcggcaaggccgTGTATGGTGGTCCGATCACGCAGGTGCTTAGCGTGGCCAACTTCACCAAAGGCGCCATTGATGCCCAGGGTATCTGCGCGCAGATCCCGAAGCTGAACCTGTGCCCCAAGCCTTCGGAGAAATTCTCGGACGACTTCCTGAACAGCTGGTTCCGTGGCAAGCGTCACGCCTCCAAGCAGGTGACCAGCCGCTGGGCGCAGAAGAAGGCCGAGTCGAAGAAGTGGCCCAAGGACCAGATGCTCCGTGTGCCCCACGTCTCGGACCTGCACGTTGACGGTCGCTACAAGGTCGGTGCCGAGGCTGCGTGCACCTTTGGCGAGACGGTTGCTTGCTGCCGTCAGAACAGCTACAACTCGACTATGTGGGACAAGCAGTTTGTCCACGGCGACCTCCCGAAGAAGAACATTTCCGAAGAGTCGAACTACTGGGGCAGTCTCAAGTGCGACGCTCCCTGGGCGCTGATGGGCAACTCGATGCAGACCCTCAAGGCGCTCGGTGGCAAGAAAGGCTTCGACTTTGCCGTCTTTACCGGTGATCTcgttgcgcacgacgatcTTTACCGCTACTCCCACGACTTTGCTGAGTACTCGGAGCAGGCTCTCTTTGACATGCTGAAGCACTTCCTTGGTGATACCCCTCTCCTTACCACTCTCGGCAACCACGACACCTCGCCCGAGAACTTTATGTCGCACAAGAACATGCCCTACGGCATCTCGAACGCGTTCAACTGGGACCTGAActacgtcgccgagctctgGTCGGCGGAGAACTGGATCAACAGCACGCAGGCCAACCAGGTCCGGACGCACTACGGTGCCTACTCCATCTCGCCCCGCAAGGGATTCCGTGTCATTTCGCTCAACACCGACTTCTGGTACTACGTGAACGTGTACAACTACGTGAACATGCAGAACCCCGATGCGAGCGGCATGCTTCGTTTCCTCACCGACGAACTGCTTGCTGCCGAGGAGGCTGGTGAGCGCGTGTGGATCATTGGTCACGTTCTTACCGGCTGGAGCGGCGatgaggcgctcgaccgcccgGGCAACCTCTTCTACCAGATTGTGAGCCGCTTTGCTCCCCACACTCTTGCGCACATCTTCTTTGGTCACACGCACGAGGACCACTTCCAGATGTTCTACTTTAACGACAATGGTGagtcggccagcgcgcgccagaACACCAAGGACGCGGTCGCACAGGCGTTTATTGCCCCGTCGATCACTCCTTACACCTACCTTAACCCCGCGATTCGTGTGTACACGGTCGACCCGGGCACCTTTGAGGTGTTCGACTACGATCAGTACTACTCGCAGATTGACGAGTATGACGAACTGATCGAGAGCAAGGCCAACCACGGCCCTGTCTGGCGTCACCTGTAcagtgcgcgcgacgcgtacggcgACTTCCGCTCGTCGGTCCACACCGGCAAGTACAATGCTGGCGTCAAGCTTGACGGCACCAAGTGGCCCGAGTCGGCTCCCCTCAACGCTACGTTCTGGGGAGCAGTCACGGACGAGATGGAGGCGCGCCCTGAGCTTGTGTCCTACTTCTCGCGCCTCCAGTCGCGTCTTTCGTccaaggcgcgcgtgtgcgACACGGCCGAGTGCCACAAGGCCAACATTTGCTACATGCGTTCGGGCTCCCCGACCCAGGGCCGCCGTTGCAACTCTGACTACTCCTCGGTTGGTCGTTGA
- a CDS encoding uncharacterized protein (COG:I; EggNog:ENOG503NWV9; SECRETED:SignalP(1-23)) gives MVHAATFRASVLLAVCACTSVMAASSSSSSTPLISTKTAGTDVYTAPSAFPTSEFPSMDFMPKSQEAEPRPVITRIEGGHFDDSLVNPTQLPESNAKSEGVLPKPSPSAAAKVGNKNKFRKMAIAQISELFDTNNTAKTTCDKCRKALQAAQKVAWAAPSMVPELMIEMCKKYNYTTTPTAAQGCEDMLSRGSLGGVYTQALSYANFSDGSPSLDYLCATYISGKSCDVPKMEVLSKDFLSSWFKGKPTAPEEVKKRSKKTGKKQDKPLRTLHVSDFHVDPRYMVGAEAKCTSGQCCRANSFNSTIWKKTDFKQGSLPKENISQPANYWGEFTCDPPWSLIASGMQGISGLVKKDGPLDLGIFTGDLTTHDEDNHISVDLVKYAEQSLYDMFHRHMGNATMVVALGNHDSSPADFAAPSNLPDGRADQFSWNYENVASLVKSEGWGNNSVAKKIRSHYGGYSVSPRHGLRIIALNSDFWYKGNTFSYLNLNKPDPSGMLRWFTDELQEAENSNERAWVVAHVPTGWDGGNSLDAPTNLFYHIVSRYTHTIAQIFFGHTHEDQFHLFYEMSNGNATSASRKTEDATAHAFLGPSLTPLSKVQPSLRIYDVDPETYEVMDYSQYFTPISEFKNLKEAGPVWHLLYKARETYSNFTASQKAGTYAAPVKLNNGVWPKSASLNASFWAALTDEMEQRPELVELHQIYQGRNSPKSWACTTDDCHKAKVCYMRSGSSSLGRACPKGYGSVQGSH, from the coding sequence ATGGTCCACGCTGCTACATTCCGTGCGAgcgtgctcctcgccgtGTGCGCTTGCACCTCGGTGATGGCAGCtagctcgtcgtcgagctcgacgcccCTCATTTCCACCAAGACTGCCGGCACGGATGTGTACACCGCCCCCTCGGCCTTCCCGACGTCCGAGTTCCCCTCGATGGACTTTATGCCCAAGAGCCAGGAAGCCGAGCCCCGCCCTGTTATTACGCGCATCGAGGGTGGCCATTTTGACGACTCGCTCGTGAACCCCACGCAGCTTCCCGAGTCGAACGCCAAGAGCGAGGGTGTGCTTCCCAAACCCtcaccgagcgccgctgccAAGGTCGGCAACAAGAACAAGTTCCGCAAGATGGCCATCGCGCAGATCTCGGAGCTCTTCGACACGAACAACACGGCCAAGACCACCTGCGACAAGTGTCGCAAGGCCCTGCAGGCCGCTCAGAAGGTCGCGTGGGCCGCGCCTTCGATGGTCCCTGAGCTGATGATTGAGATGTGCAAGAAGTACAACTACACCACCACCCCCACCGCTGCCCAGGGCTGTGAGGACATGCTTTCCCGCGGCTCGCTGGGCGGTGTCTACACCCAGGCGCTGAGCTACGCCAACTTCTCGGACGGTTCGCCCTCGCTCGACTACCTGTGTGCCACGTACATCAGCGGCAAGTCGTGTGACGTGCCCAAGATGGAGGTGCTCTCGAAGGACTTCCTCTCGAGCTGGTTCAAGGGCAAGCCCACCGCCCCGGAGGAGGTGAAGAAGCGCTCGAAGAAGACTGGTAAGAAGCAGGACAAGCCCCTGCGCACCCTGCATGTTTCCGACTTCCACGTCGACCCCCGCTACATGGTcggtgccgaggccaagtGCACCAGTGGCCAGTGCTGCCGTGCGAACTCGTTCAACAGCACCATCTGGAAGAAGACCGACTTCAAGCAGGGCTCTCTGCCCAAGGAGAACATCTCGCAGCCCGCCAACTACTGGGGTGAGTTCACCTGTGACCCCCCGTGGTCGCTCATTGCCTCGGGTATGCAGGGCATCAGCGGTCTCGTGAAGAAGGACGGTCCGCTGGACCTCGGTATCTTTACCGGTGACCTGACGACccacgacgaggacaaCCACATCTCGGTTGACCTGGTCAAGTACGCCGAGCAGTCGCTCTACGACATGTTCCACCGCCACATGGGCAACGCTACGATGGTtgttgcgctcggcaaccACGACTCGTCGCCCGCGGACTTTGCTGCGCCCAGCAACCTGCCCGACGGTCGTGCCGATCAGTTCTCGTGGAACTACGAGAATGTCGCTTCGCTCGTCAAGTCCGAGGGTTGGGGTAACAACTCGGTCGCCAAGAAGATCCGCTCGCACTACGGTGGTTACTCGGTGAGCCCCCGCCACGGTCTCCGCATCATTGCCCTGAACTCCGACTTCTGGTACAAGGGCAACACCTTTAGCTACCTCAACCTGAACAAGCCCGACCCCAGTGGCATGCTTCGCTGGTTCACCGACGAGCTTCAAGAGGCGGAGAACAGCAACGAGCGTGCGTGGGTCGTTGCCCACGTGCCCACCGGCTGGGACGGCGGCaactcgctcgacgccccCACCAACCTGTTCTACCACATTGTCTCGCGCTACACGCATACCATTGCCCAGATCTTCTTCGGTCACACGCACGAGGACCAGTTCCACCTCTTCTACGAGATGTCGAACGGTAAcgcgacctcggcctcgcgcaagACCGAAGACGCGACGGCCCACGCCTTCCTTGGCCCCTCGCTCACCCCCCTGAGCAAGGTGCAGCCGTCGCTGCGTATCTACGATGTGGACCCTGAGACTTACGAGGTGATGGACTACAGCCAGTACTTCACCCCCATTAGCGAGTTCAAGAACCTGAAGGAGGCCGGCCCCGTCTGGCACCTGCTCTACAAGGCCCGTGAGACCTACTCCAACTTCACTGCCTCGCAGAAGGCTGGCACCTACGCCGCGCCCGTCAAGCTGAACAACGGCGTGTGGCCCAAGAGCGCCTCTCTCAATGCTAGCTTCTGGGCCGCGCTCACTGACGAGATGGAGCAGCGCcccgagctggtcgagctccACCAGATCTACCAGGGCCGCAACAGCCCCAAGTCGTGGGCCTGCACCACCGATGACTGCCACAAGGCCAAGGTGTGCTACATGCGCTCTGGCTCTTCTTCGCTCGGTCGCGCCTGCCCCAAGGGCTACGGCTCGGTCCAGGGCAGCCACTAG
- a CDS encoding uncharacterized protein (COG:I; EggNog:ENOG503NWV9; SECRETED:SignalP(1-22)), with translation MKTSLVSASALLALGAIAPVMAKSPSQYVATTSFGPDAYTVPAAFPTSEFPSMDFMPKSQEAEPRPVITRVDGGKFEDTLVNPTQLPNMASASEAVFPLATQSAQAAANNTNFREQALTNFTNLLNDKGQSDCQKCRLALQLGQRVVQGAPSLGPALMVQLCQQYNYTTTPTVKIGCENKYGASALGAVLTQVLSYSNFTDDSPTLDYLCAMQVTSQPCPIPQQDVFTPEFLSDWFKGKPVPPPEIESRSKKTGKKQDKPLRALHVSDFHVDPRYVVDSEAACSGYPCCRADSYNSTLWSKPVFDVGTLPKENISEPANYWGHYQCDPPWGLVAAGMQGISGITEKDGALDFGVFTGDLTTHDATNHISRDLVKYAEQSLFDMFHRHMGNATMVVALGNHDTSPSDQTAPAGLPDGRGDQFSWNYENVASLVKSEGWGNDSTAESIRSHYAGYSVSPRQGFRIIALNSDMWYKGNFFAYMNLSNPDQSGMLRWFTDQLQEAEDRNERVWVVAHVLTGWNGGDALDNPSNLIYHIVSRYSNTIAHLFFGHSHEDMFQLYYNATNGNSTSASRKSADVKAHAFVGPSLTPLTNVQPSLRIYEVDPETYEVMDYHQYFTPISDFKNATSQGPIWHELYSARETYSNLSAAQQAGTYAAPVALENGMWPKSAPLNASFWAAVTDEMEQRPELVELHHLYQGRNSPRSPACNTDECHKAKVCYMRSGSSSLGRACPKGYGSVQSAFDV, from the coding sequence ATGAAGACTAGCCTCGtttcggcgtcggcgctccttgcgctgggCGCCATTGCTCCTGTGATGGCCAAGAGCCCGTCGCAGTATGTCGCTACGACGTCCTTCGGCCCGGACGCCTACACTGTCCCTGCGGCCTTCCCCACCTCCGAGTTCCCGTCCATGGACTTTATGCCCAAGAGCCAGGAGGCTGAGCCCCGTCCCGTGATCACGCGCGTGGATGGTGGCAAGTTTGAAGACACGCTTGTGAACCCCACGCAGCTTCCCAACATGGCCTCGGCAAGTGAGGCCGTCTTCCCTCTGGCCACGCAgagcgcgcaggcggccgcTAACAACACCAACTTCCGCGAACAGGCGCTGACCAACTTTACGAACCTGCTCAACGATAAGGGTCAGTCCGACTGCCAGAAGTGCCGTCTTGCGCTCCAGCTTggccagcgcgtcgtccagGGTGCCCCGTCGCTTGGTCCTGCGCTGATGGTGCAGCTTTGCCAGCAGTACAACTACACGACTACACCGACTGTCAAAATTGGCTGCGAAAACAAGTACGGTGCCTCGGCCCTTGGCGCTGTCCTTACGCAGGTCCTGAGCTACTCCAACTTTACCGACGACTCACCCACGCTGGACTACCTGTGTGCTATGCAGGTGACCAGCCAGCCGTGCCCCATCCCCCAGCAGGATGTGTTCACCCCCGAGTTCCTCTCGGACTGGTTCAAGGGCAAGCCTGTCCCGCCTCCCGAGATTGAGTCGCGCTCGAAGAAGACCGGTAAGAAGCAGGAcaagccgctgcgcgcgctgcacgtctCTGACTTCCACGTCGACCCTCGCTACGTGGTCGACTCGGAGGCTGCGTGCAGCGGCTACCCctgctgccgcgccgacTCGTACAACAGCACGCTCTGGAGCAAGCCCGTGTTTGACGTGGGCACGCTCCCCAAGGAGAACATTTCGGAGCCTGCCAACTACTGGGGCCACTACCAGTGCGACCCTCCGTGGGGCCTCGTTGCCGCTGGTATGCAGGGCATTAGCGGCATTACCGAGAAGGACGGTGCGCTGGACTTTGGTGTCTTTACCGGTGATCTGACGACGCACGACGCGACGAACCACATTTCGAGGGACCTTGTCAAGTACGCCGAGCAGTCGCTCTTTGACATGTTCCACCGCCACATGGGCAATGCCACGATGGTcgttgcgctcggcaaccACGACACGTCGCCCTCGGACCAGACCGCGCCTGCGGGTCTCCCCGATGGCCGTGGCGACCAGTTCTCGTGGAACTACGAGAACGTCGCCTCGCTCGTCAAGTCGGAGGGCTGGGGCAACGACTCGACGGCCGAGAGCATCCGCTCGCACTACGCCGGCTACTCGGTGAGCCCCCGCCAGGGCTTCCGCATCATTGCGCTGAACTCGGACATGTGGTACAAGGGCAACTTCTTCGCCTACATGAACCTGAGCAACCCTGACCAGAGCGGCATGCTCCGCTGGTTCACCGACCAGCTGcaggaggccgaggaccgcAACGAGCGTGTCTGGGTCGTCGCCCACGTTCTCACCGGCTGGAACGGCGgtgacgcgctcgacaacCCCTCGAACCTGATCTACCACATTGTCTCGCGCTACTCAAACACCATTGCGCACCTCTTCTTTGGCCACTCGCACGAGGACATGTTCCAGCTGTACTACAACGCGACCAACGGCaactcgacctcggcgagccgcaAGTCGGCGGACGTCAAGGCGCACGCCTTTGTCGGCCCGTCGCTCACGCCACTCACCAACGTCCAGCCGTCGCTGCGTATCTACGAGGTGGACCCCGAGACTTACGAGGTGATGGACTACCACCAGTACTTTACCCCCATCTCGGACTTTAAGAACGCTACGAGCCAGGGCCCCATCTGGCACGAGCTCtactcggcgcgcgagacCTACTCGAACctcagcgccgcgcagcaggctgGCACCTACGCTGCGCCGGTCGCCCTCGAGAACGGCATGTGGCCCAAGAGCGCCCCGCTCAACGCTAGCTTCTGGGCGGCGGTGACCGACGAGATGGAGCAGCGCcccgagctggtcgagctccACCACCTCTACCAGGGCCGCaactcgccgcgctcgccggcgtgcaACACGGACGAGTGCCACAAGGCCAAGGTGTGCTACATGCGCTCCGGTTCCTCTtcgctcggccgcgcctgccCCAAGGGCTACGGCTCGGTCCAGAGCGCTTTTGATGTTTGA
- a CDS encoding uncharacterized protein (COG:I; EggNog:ENOG503NWV9; TransMembrane:1 (i33-54o)), whose product MYRPESDAAELQPLHGAEDDVAPRAQLRSTRRIVKGLVLVAAALFAVGICWPTKPAAVPPLVKDRAVYTAPAAFPTSEFPAMDYMPKGQEGVPRPVITKVRGGRYPDALVNPTQLPTAAPTSEGVLPLPSAAVPQKKQNTFRKDAMDKLTNLFTSGQSNCDKCLHALQYGQEIARAAPHLVPDMMVELCESFEFARSSSSVERGCKGTFGLAQWGGPYTQMLSYANLSTGSPTAAYLCAKYIKGKHCAMPPTPALSDAFLHAWFGGQREAPASVATRSKKTGAPRAKPLRTLHISDFHVDPRYLVGSESNCDNGQCCRADSYNSTLWNQTSFAPNSIPKANLSAPAGYWGSYHCDAPWSLIAAGMQGISGLIQSDGPLDLGVFTGDLTTHDQHEHISRDLVMYSEQALFDMLHRHMGSAPLVPALGNHDYSPSDFAAMPGLPDGRSDQLSWNYENVAALVKANGWGNDSAAEAIRKHYGGYSVSPRQGLRVISLNSDFWYKSNPMAYLHAEDPDVGGMLRWLTDELQAAENQNERAWIVAHVLSGWDGSNGLEAPTNLFYQIVSRYEHTIAHIFFGHTHEDQFQLFYRGTNGDSSKASRKTKDANAFAFIGPSLTPLNNVQPALRIYEVDPETYEVMDYLQYYSPVDEFPHGVKHGPVWRLLYKARETYQDFSVSVRTKKYAAPVALESGLWPRDAPLNASFWAAVTDEMEQRPSLLELHHLYQSRKSPKSPKCGTAACHQAKLCYMRSGSGSLGRQCPKGYSSVQKDS is encoded by the coding sequence ATGTACCGCCCGGAGAGCGATgctgccgagctgcagccCCTGCACGGCGCAGAGGACGATGTTGCTCCGCGTGCCCAGCtgcggtcgacgcgccgcatcgtcaaggggctcgtgctcgtcgccgcggcactGTTTGCCGTAGGCATCTGCTGGCCGACGAAGCCTGCCGCGGTGCCGCCCCTCGTCAAGGACCGCGCCGTGTacaccgcgccggccgcgttTCCCACGAGCGAGTTTCCGGCGATGGACTACATGCCCAAGGGGCAGGAGGGCGTGCCACGCCCGGTGATCACcaaggtgcgcggcggacgctatcccgatgcgctcgtgaATCCCACGCAGCTGCCTACTGCGGCGCCCACGAGCGAGGGCgtgctgccgctgccgagcgcagcggtGCCCCAAAAGAAGCAAAACACCTTTCGCAAGGACGCGATGGACAAGCTCACGAACCTCTTTACAAGCGGGCAGTCGAACTGCGACAAGTGCCTACACGCGCTGCAATACGGCCAGGAAatcgctcgcgcggcgccgcacctcgTGCCGGACATGATGGTCGAGCTGTGTGAGTCGTTCGAGTTtgcgcgctcctcgtcgtccgtcGAGCGGGGGTGCAAAGGCACGTTTGGCCTCGCACAGTGGGGCGGTCCTTATACGCAGATGCTCAGCTATGCGAACCTGAGCACgggctcgccgacggccgcctaCCTCTGTGCCAAGTACATCAAAGGGAAGCACTGCGCGATGCCCCCGACGCCGGCCCTCTCGGACGCTTTTCTCCACGCATGGTTTGGcgggcagcgcgaggcgccggcatcggtcgcgacgcgctcgaaaAAGacgggtgcgccgcgtgcgaaACCGCTGCGTACGCTGCACATTTCCGACTTCCACGTCGATCCACGCTACCTGGTAGGATCCGAGAGCAACTGCGACAATGGCCAATGCTGCCGTGCGGATTCGTACAACTCGACGCTGTGGAACCAGACGTCGTTTGCGCCAAACTCGATTCCCAAGGCGAACCTCTCCGCCCCGGCAGGCTACTGGGGCAGCTACCactgcgacgcgccttgGTCGCTGATTGCGGCCGGCATGCAAGGCATCAGCGGCCTGATTCAATCCGACGGcccgctcgacctcggcgtctTTACCGGCGATCTCACGACGCACGACCAGCACGAGCACATCTCGCGCGATCTCGTGATGTACTcggagcaggcgctcttTGATATGTTGCACCGGCACAtgggcagcgcgccgctcgttccggcgctcggcaaccACGACTACTCGCCGTCGGACTTTGCCGCGATGCCGGGTCTGCCGGACGGCCGCTCCGACCAGCTCAGCTGGAACTATGAGAACGTCGCGGCACTCGTCAAGGCGAATGGATGGGGAAACGactcggcggccgaggcgatccgCAAGCACTATGGCGGCTACTCGGTGAGCCCGCGGCAGGGATTGCGCGTCATTTCGCTCAATTCCGACTTTTGGTACAAGAGCAACCCGATGGCGTATCTGCACGCAGAAGACcccgacgtcggcggcatGCTCCGCTGGCtcaccgacgagctgcaggcAGCCGAGAACCAGAACGAGCGTGCGTGGATCGTTGCCCATGTGCTCTCGGGCTGGGACGGCAGCAACGGCCTGGAGGCGCCGACGAACCTCTTTTACCAAATCGTGTCGCGGTACGAGCACACGATCGCCCACATCTTTTTCGGACATACCCACGAGGACCAATTCCAGCTCTTTTACCGCGGAACCAACGGTGACTCGTCCAAGGCGAGCCGCAAGACAAAGGATGCCAACGCGTTTGCGTTCATCGGCCCGTCGCTCACACCGCTCAACAATGTGCagcccgcgctgcgcatctACGAGGTGGACCCCGAGACGTACGAGGTGATGGACTACCTCCAGTACTACTCGCCGGTCGACGAATTTCCCCACGGCGTCAAGCACGGGCCGGTGTGGCGCCTCTTGTACAAGGCCCGCGAGACCTATCAGGACTTTTCGGTGTCGGTGCGCACCAAGAAGTACGCGGCACCGGTCGCGCTCGAAAGTGGCCTGTGGCcacgcgatgcgccgctcaaCGCGTCTTTCTGGGCGGCGGTGACCGACGAGATGGAACAGCGCCCatcgctcctcgagctccacCACCTGTACCAGAGCCGCAAGAGCCCCAAGTCGCCCAAGtgcggcacggcggcgtgccaCCAGGCCAAGCTGTGCTACAtgcgctcgggctcgggctcgctcggccgccAGTGCCCAAAGGGATACTCGTCCGTACAAAAAGATAGCTAA
- a CDS encoding uncharacterized protein (TransMembrane:3 (n7-22c27/28o51-68i75-98o125-147i); COG:S; EggNog:ENOG503PKW6), with protein MSTAGRLAALLGFLLIGASFVLQLVNSVSLPYIKGLYFMKLIAGAGQELLPISAGFTGLAAGAALLAMCSNSLLFTLAAFWAALLSIATLVIELIMFIKGRDTLRDQLSSANYVESTDVSFGPALWLQVAATAAVIVGFFFIALAWSMNRPTHDESRTYETPLPTYQKQDDFYDYSTPHHNIGRGYDDYGPSQIYADPTPAPAPAPAPAPAPVASTGMGRAYDTSMPYDSALTPAPNRQSMVYDPAHAGSVPAKRSSRNIEDDRRHSRHSSSHHHGGHSRRHSGRSHARESRADLLPHKSSGDYDYEYDVPSRRKSREVRRRSHDPYLDVDQYEMDAAPRRSSRLYPQDDDTDFYAADPRRNSSGQRWKRYSDRGAF; from the exons ATGAGCACAGCTGGCCGCCTTGCGGCCCTGTTGGGCTTCCTCCTGATCGGAGCGTCGTTCGTTTTGCAGCTTGTG AACTCGGTCTCGCTTCCGTACATTAAAGGACTGTACTTTATGAAACTAATTGCCGGGGCCGGCCAAGAGTTGCTG CCTATATCGGCCGGTTTTACTGGTCTGGCAGCGGGtgctgcgctgcttgcCATGTGCTCCAACTCGTTGCTGTTCACACTCGCTGCTTTCTGGGCTGCGCTGCTCTCGATCGCTACTCTAGTCATTGAGCTGATCATGTTCATCAAGGGCCGCGATACTCTCCGGGATCAGCTTTCTTCGGCTAATTACGTCGAATCGACCGATGTGTCGTTCGGCCCCGCGCTCTGGCTCCAGgtcgccgcgacggccgccgtgATTGTCGGTTTCTTCTTCATCGCCCTTGCCTGGTCGATGAACCGGCCCACGCACGACGAGAGTCGGACGTACGAAACGCCGCTTCCCACCTACCAGAAGCAGGACGACTTCTACGACTACAGCACGCCCCACCACAACATCGGCCGTGGCTACGACGACTATGGTCCTAGCCAAATCTACGCCGACCCTACCCCTGCCCCTGCCCCGGCACCCGCCCCGGCACCCGCGCCGGTTGCGTCGACTGGCATGGGCCGTGCTTACGACACCTCGATGCCGTACGATTCGGCTCTgacgccggcgcccaaCCGCCAGTCCATGGTCTACGAccccgcgcacgccggcagCGTGCCTGCGAAGCGGAGCTCGCGGAACATCGAGGATGACCGCCGCCACAGCCGCCACAGCAGCAGCCACCACCACGGTGGCCACTCCCGCCGTCACAGCGGCCGGTCACATGCCCGCGAGAGCCGCGCGGACCTCCTTCCCCACAAGAGCTCAGGCGATTACGATTACGAATATGACGTGCCTTCGCGCCGCAAGAgccgcgaggtgcgccgtcgcagccATGACCCTTACCTGGACGTGGACCAATACGAGatggacgcggcgccccgccgcagctcgcggctcTACCCGCAGGACGACGACACCGACTTCTACGCTGCGGACCCTCGGCGCAACTCGTCGGGCCAGCGCTGGAAGCGGTATAgcgaccgcggcgcgttCTAG